TTCTTTCTATTTCTATGACCTGGACAAACTAGAGTCACACCTCTCATATATTTCCAACAATAAAGATGAGGCCATTAAGCTCTTCTTTGCTTGCAAGGCCAATCCCCTTTCATCAATTTTAAAACTTATCCGCAACCTTGGTATCGGAGTTGATGTCGCAAGCCTTGGTGAACTTTCACAAGTAGTCTCAAGTGGTGTAAAAGCTTCGGATATCATCTCAACAGGCCCTAGCAAGAGTCGCGGATATATGAGTCATCTTCTTCGTAATGAAATTAACTGTACCGTCATCGAAAGCTTCTATCAGCTTCAGTGGCTTGAAGAAGTGGCAAAGAAAGAAGGTGTAAAAGCACGTGCTCTTCTTCGCGTCCAACTAGAATGGGACAATGCTGAAAAGTCAGTCCTTGGAGGTGATGAAATTACGGCCTTCGGACTTGATGAAAAAACTTGGAGAGAAATTGATCTCTCACAATTCCCAAATGTGCAGGTGCTAGGATTTCATACTTTCCAGTGGGGCAATATTCTCGAGGTTTCAAAACTTGAAAATATTTGGGATAAAGCATGTGAGAAGTTAAAAACTCTCGCGGCTCAAATGAATCTCAATCTTGACATTATCGATCTCGGCGGAGGTCTTGGTATCCCCTATCAAAATCAAACGACGACTATAGACTTCAAGGACATTAATGCTGCTTTAGTAAGACTTAAAGAAAAGCATCAATTAAAAACGATTTGGATGGAACTTGGTCGCTACGCAGTTGGTGATTGTGGTTTTTACATGTCACAAGTTATCGATCGTAAGAATGTGCGAGGTAGAGATATTCTAGTTCTTGATGGCGGTATTAATCATATCGCAAGACCGGCCCTTACTGACCAAGCATTTCCTTGTCATGTCTTCAAAAAGGAAAACCCAACGTCAACAAAAGAGTTTCACGTCCATGGTCCACTATGTACAGCTCTTGATAAGCTCGGTGTGTTTGAATTACCAGAGAACACAGATTACGGTGACTGGTTAGTATTTTCGCAGTGTGGGGCCTATGGCTTTACTGAGGCGATGCCTTTCTTCCTATGCCATAACCTGCCCGCAGAAGTTGTTAGCTACAAAGGGGATATTATGACCCCGAGAGTAATTAAGAGCTCATCTGACTGGCTTGTATAATATAGAGATCTTACGTCCTATAACCAATATTAAACTTAAATATTGGCCCGTCGTCTCTTATTTATCACACACGCATCATAATTGATGTAAAATCATGATATGAACACAAGACAATTTAGATATAAATTCACCTTTGAGTCAGGTACACAATTTGAATATCAGGTTAACCTCGATGAGCAACTACACTCTCATACTAATATTGAAGAAATTAGTAATTTTATCGAAGTCTGTGATCTCAAGTACTGTCAATGCCCAAACTGTCCTCTTACAAAAGAAGAGTCGGCCCTGTGTCCAAGTGCCGTTGCTATCAGTCGGCTGATTCCTGAGTTTGAAAAAATGAATTCCTATGAGCGTTGTTCGGTTCATGTATTAACTGAAAATCGTGAGTATACAAAGGAGTGTGATATTCAACATGGACTTCAATCCCTTTTTGGACTCGTCCTAGCAACTAGCGGATGCCCTCGCATGGAATTTTTAAGATCAATGGCAAAATTTCATCTTCCATTTTCAAACTCAGAAGAAACTATTGTCCGCGCACTATCCTTTTACCTTCTTAGTAAATTTGCAAAAGACCCTACATTAAGAGATTTTACAATAGAAGACCTCAAAAACAATTACGAAGAGCTCTCTATCGTTAATGCGGCCCTCTGTGAGAGAATATCGTCGCTAGAAAAATTGGATGCGTCAAAAAATGCACTAATTGTCCTAGATACATTTTCACAAATGTTCAAGGTTGAATTTGAGCTCGATTTTGAAGA
The nucleotide sequence above comes from Bacteriovorax sp. Seq25_V. Encoded proteins:
- a CDS encoding PLP-dependent decarboxylase, which translates into the protein MSDFSFKRHEKEIEKLIKRLDSSFYFYDLDKLESHLSYISNNKDEAIKLFFACKANPLSSILKLIRNLGIGVDVASLGELSQVVSSGVKASDIISTGPSKSRGYMSHLLRNEINCTVIESFYQLQWLEEVAKKEGVKARALLRVQLEWDNAEKSVLGGDEITAFGLDEKTWREIDLSQFPNVQVLGFHTFQWGNILEVSKLENIWDKACEKLKTLAAQMNLNLDIIDLGGGLGIPYQNQTTTIDFKDINAALVRLKEKHQLKTIWMELGRYAVGDCGFYMSQVIDRKNVRGRDILVLDGGINHIARPALTDQAFPCHVFKKENPTSTKEFHVHGPLCTALDKLGVFELPENTDYGDWLVFSQCGAYGFTEAMPFFLCHNLPAEVVSYKGDIMTPRVIKSSSDWLV